The Nitrospiraceae bacterium DNA window GTCAGAGGCATCCTCACGATTTTCAAGGCCTCTGAACATTCATTTATACCGAGGTTTTTGCACCAGACGCTTGGGGCAAGAGAGATCGTTTCACAATTTGGTCATCAGCCGCAACAACCGGCGGTTTTTTCAGAAGGGACGCAGCAATCAGCCTTTCCCATCGGTTCGGGAGTGCAACACATATTTGGGGTCTCATCCGGATGACCGGAAAAGAGCTGGGCATCTTCCATTGTCCGGTATGCTTCCCATGGAATGCCGGCAGGATCTTGTATCCAGGATTTGTCGGAACGGGCGTAACAGCACACGGTTTCACCCTCCTCGACAACGGTCATATCAGCAGCCTTCAAGCGTTCGCGCAATTCGTTCAATTCTCGCTCGTCTTCGACCTGGATGCCGAGGTGATCCATGCCAGACTTTTTTGTTCGCGTCGAGATTGCGAAGTTCACGCAGGGATCTTCGAGCAACCATTTCGCGTAATCAGGCTTTCTCTTCACCGGCTCTGCCCCGAACAGGGCACTATAAAACCGGATGGATTCATCGAGTTGTTCAACTCCAACATGGATGTGAAAGCGTTTCATAAGCTCTCCTCCTAGGCCTGGCAATCATCTGCAATGGATAATTAGGCAAAAAGGAAATTGGCGTCACTCAAAGTCTATGGGCCTCCGTCTGCGACAAAGCGGCGAATCCGGTCGGCAATCTCATCGCGGATTTTCCGAAAAACGACTAGCTGCTGTTCGTAAGTGCCCTTGGCCTTGGCTGGATCCTCGAAGCTCCACTGCAGCATGGTGGATGCACGGGGAAAGATTGGACAAGCTTCTTGTGCACGATCGCACACGGTGATCACGTAGTCGAATTGTTGGTCGAGATACGGGTCGACCCGCGCGGACACATGGTGGGAGATATCGACACCAACCTCCTGCATGACCGTCACGGCGTAGGGATTGAGCCCGACAGGGTGAGTCCCAGCACTCACCACATCAAATTGATCTCCAGCGAGGTGCCGAAGCCATCCTTCGGCCATCTGGCTCCGGCAGGAATTCCCGGTACATAGAAAGAGAACCTTCTTTTTCATCGCTCCGAACTCACTGGAAACCACCCTTTAGTCTTGTTGCATGCCGCACATACCGATAGCATCACAGGAACCTCGACCAAGACCCCTACAACCGTCGCTAATGCCGCGCCGGACTCGGGGCCAAAGAGCGCAATGGCGGTCGCGACAGCCAATTCAAAGAAATTGCTGGCCCCGATGAGGGCTCCAGGTGCGGCCACCGAGTGGGGGACATCCCACCACTTCATCAATCCATAGGCGAGGGAGGAGTTGAAATAGACCTGCACAAGCAGTGGCACGGCAATCAAGAGAACATGAACCAATTTCCCCGTAATATTGTCAGCTTGAAACGCAAAGATGAGGACCGGCGTCGCGAGGAGGGCCAGGATGGTCACCGGGTAGAACCGAGGAAGAAGAACATCGTTAAACCAGGTAACCCCATGTGTGCGGATCGACCAGCTCCGGATCAGCGCCCCGACTGTCATAGGAATCACGATGAAGAGCACCACGGAGTACAACAACACCATAAACGGCACGGTCAGAGAGGAGGCGCTCGCGATCAGGAAGCCCACGATGGGTGCAAAGAGAACGAGCATAATCAGGTCATTTACGGACACTTGAACGAGGGTATAAGCTGGGTCACCATCGGTGAGGTAGCTCCACACGAAGACCATCGCGGTGCAAGGAGCAGCAGCGAGGATGATACTTCCCGCGATGTATTGGTCGGCGTCCGCGGGGGAAATCCATGCTGCAAACAGATGCCGGAAGAATACCCAAGCGAGGAAGGCCATAGAAAACGGTTTCACGACCCAATTGACGAACAGCGTGATAAACAGCCCCCTCGGTTTCCGTCCGACGTCCCACACGGACGCGAAGTCGACCTTCATCATCATCGGAATGATCATGAGCCAAATCAGCATGGCGATAGGGATATTGATATGACTATCTGCTCCGAACTCCAGACCCCTGAGGGACTGCGCAAGGCTTGGAGCCCATTTCCCTAACACCACTCCTGCCACCATGCAGAGCCCGACCCAGATGGTCAGATACCGCTCAAAGAGGTTGAGCCGTTTCGCCGCAGGTCTTGCCGGTGCGGCTATCAGCACAGCTTCCATTGCTCGCATCCTCATAAATCAAGAGTTGTTGATGAAACGGGCACAAAAAAATTACCGACATCGTCCGGAAGAATGGTGTGAGGGTCGCGATTCCTGTAACATTTTCACGAATGATTCCAACTCTTTGATGCCCTCGTGGTTCAACGCATAATACGTCCACCGACCATCAGGACGGTCCTGGATCAGCCCTGCGTCTTTCAGCACTCGTAGATGAAAAGATAGCCGCGATTGACTTGTATGAAACATCTCGGTCAAGTCACAGACGCACCGCTCCCCATCCTTCAGTTGTTCTAAGATCTGGAGACGGGTTGGCTCTGATAGTGCATGGAACAGTCGAGAGGCTTCTTCAATCTGTGTGGCCATCATACAGCTCATGATGAGAGCATAAATCAACAGTTATTGATACGTCAAGAGCCGCTGTGCTAATCATTTTGTGCTCGACACGACCTGGGTTCAACTCATTCGAGCCTCTCCAGCAGCAGTTCGCAATTGAGCTAGACCTTGGCTGGATTGAGCCTGAGTGAGCCTGAGGAGGCTGGAGTAGGCGCGTGGAAACGGTCCTACGCCGCGGTCGGAGATTCAGGCTGCCAGAGCAATCCCTTGATATTCAAAGCCGAGGAAAGGTGCCTACGACGGTTGGATCGCATGCCCTCCACCAAAGTGTTTAAAAAGTAACCGCACGACTCCTTGTAATCCCTGGGCATTGGTCTCGTTCTTCGCAACAGCCTTTTCTCGCCCGTCTAAAAATCAGCCCGAGTTGGAGCACCGGGATATCCTTCGGCGTTACCGACTCTGAGGTTCTCATGAACAGTGCACTCGAGCACAAGGAGTTGATGGTCTGCTCACGCACTTAAAGAGCTGCGCTGCTCACGGGGAGTTCCCGGTCTTTCAGGGGCTCGCGGAAAAGCACCTACGTTAATCAGACTCCTACAATACCTTCACAATACAGTTGAACTTTCTGGCCAATGGGTAGCCTCCAGGGATAGGGCAGCAAACAATGCCGCAAACCAACACGGCTTCCCAACCGACTTGAGGTGGCGGCCTCGGGAACTCTTTGTTGAGAAATCAGCGGTGAGCAATACTCCTGACGCCTTCCTGTTTCTCTATTCTTTGTTCTCCAATTCAACTACTGTAGCAAGGTGCCACAGCTTCCTTGTCGATACTGATGCTTATTTCGCCATCTCAAAGGTTCCTTGCTCATGCAGATGAGTACGGTGATCACAAGTGCGCGGAATCGAGCCGATCATTCGCGATTATACGGGGGCACAGTGATCGCATCATTTTTAAACGCTTCGGCCTCTATTTCCGGAGCTGGTGTGCAATGCGACACGTTTCATTAAAAATGCTGATGGGGGATCGAGCAAAATATGTGAGTATTATTTTCGGTCTCACCTTCGCCTCGCTCTTAATCACCCAACAAGCGGGTATCTTCCTCGGGATTATGGCCCGAACATTCAGTACGATGAGTGATCTGGAGGTTGCCGATATCTGGGTTATGGATCCGATGGTGCAATATCTCGACGATATTTATGGAATGCAGGACACCCAGCTCTACCGCGTGCGAGGTGTGGATGGTGTTGAATGGGCCGTGCCCTTCTACAAGGGGCAACTGCGGGCCAGACTCAAGGACGGGCGCTTCCAAACCCTGATTGTGATGGGAATCGACGACGCCACCCTCATCGGGGGGCCTCCTCGTATGATGGAAGGGCAGGTCGCGGATTTGCGCCGAACAGATGCCATCATTGTCGACTCGATCGGGGCTTCCACCAGGCTTACCCAACAAGAAGGAAATGGCGAGCGGCCACTTCGTGTTGGGGACATCGTCGAAATCAACGACAACCGCGCCCAGGTGGTCGGGTTCTGCCAGGTCACGCGTCCCTTTAGCACGATGCCAATCGTCTATATGACCTACACCCGCGCACTACAGTACGCGCCGCAAGAACGAAAGATGTTGCCCTTCATTCTCGTGAAAGCGAAGGAGGGCGTCGATCACCGGGAGTTGGCGGAGCGCATCCACGCCATCACAGGTTTGGGGGCTCATACCAAGACGGACTTCAAGCGATTGACCGTCACGTACTACCTCAAGAACACCGCGATCCCCTTCAATTTTGGAACATCGGCAACACTGGGGTTCTTAGTCGGTACCGCCGTGGCTGGGCAGACCTTCTACAATTTCACGCTCGACAATCTCAAATATTTCGCCACATTTAAGGCGATGGGCGCGACGAACCGGGTCCTCCTCCGCATGATTCTGCTCCAAGCGTTTTTCGTGGGGGGTACAGGCTTCGGCCTGGGCGCCGGCATCGCGTCACTCATCGGCTTTTTGCTTCGGAAGGGAGAGTTCGCCTTTTGGCTCCCCTGGCAGTTACTGCTGGCGAGCGCCGCGGCGGTCTCTCTGATTTGTCTGGGTGCCGCAGCTATTAGTATCCGGAAGGTCATCCGTCTTGAACCAGGTGTCGTCTTTAAATAAGACCTCGGAGCGCACCGAGCCCCTTGCCGTATCTTGTCGTGGCCTCACCAAGGTCTATGGTAGGGGAGATGCTGCCGTAAATGCTTTGCGCGGTATTGATTTGGATGTATCGAGTGGAGAACTTTTGATGTTGGTCGGTCCCTCAGGCTGTGGGAAAACCACTTTGATTTCCATCATGGCTGGCGTCCTGGATCAGACCTCAGGGGAGTGTCTTCTTTTTGAACACGACCTCATCCGGATGGAGCCAAACGCCAAGGCGACATATCGAGGGAATAGCGTAGGGTTTGTTTTTCAGAGCTACAACCTCGTCCCAATGCTGACGGCCGCCGAAAATGTCGCGATCCCCCTTCTGCTGACCGGTCGGACCTGGGTGGAGGCTCTGCATCAGGCCGAGGACATGTTGCGCCGGGTGCGCATGCAGGACCGCCTCCATTTTTATCCTTCCGAACTATCCGGTGGCCAGCTCCAGCGGGTAGCCATTGCGCGGGCCCTTGTGCACAGCCCGCAGTTGATCGTCTGTGATGAGCCGACTAGCGCTTTGGATAATGTGACTGGACAAGAAGTCTTAGGGGTCATCAGGAGCCTGGGAGTGGCCAAAGATCGGGCCGTGGTTGTGGTTACACACGACACCCGGATTTTCCATTTCGCGGACCGGATTGCAATCATGAACGATGGTCGCATTGAGCGGATTACCACCTCACCGGAGGAGCTGTTGTCTGCACCGTAAGTCGAATCGTGTGAAATAAGAGTATGCTGCGTCACTTCATCAAATATGTTTTGCAGGGGTTGGGGGTAATCGGACTTGCCTTTACTATCTGGATGGTGATGGTGACCAGTCGAGCCGTACCGGTCGCCCCGCCGGTGGTCACACCCGCGAAGCCTCCTTATGTCTCCTATATCGCAGCCGCCGGGATTATCGAGACCCGCACGCTCGACATTCAGATCGGGACCCAAGTAGCGGGGCTCGTTACAGAGATCTATGTGGCTGTGGGCAGCCGCGTAAAGCGGGGTGATCCACTCTTCAAATTGGATGATCGCTTTCTGACTGCCCAATTAGGCGTGCAACGGGCCACGTTGAAAACCGCGCTGGCTCGTGTGCGGGAAGCCGAGGCCTCGTTGGCCGATCTGCGCAATCGGTTGGCCTTGGCAGAAGCCGTGAAAGACGAACGCGCGATCAGCAAGGAAGATCTCACGACCCGCCGCTATGCGGTGCAAACAGCCATGGCGCACCTGACTTCGGCGCAAGCGGATGCCAAGTTGGCAGAATCGCAGGTGAAGCAGACAGAGACCAATATCGATCTGCTGATCGTACGGGCACCCGTCGATGGCGAGGTGTTACAGGTCAACACACGAGTGGGAGAATATGCCCAGGCGGGCCCGTTGGTCACGCCCTTGATGTTGTTTGGGAACATCGATCGGCTCCATGTGCGCGTCGATATCGACGAAAATGATGCCTGGCGCTTTCACCAGCAGGCCCGCGCCATGGCGTTCGTGCGAGGTAATCCATTGCTCAACACGCCGCTCACCTATGAATGGACCGAGCCATTTGTCATTCCGAAGAAATCGCTGACAGGAGGGACAACCGAGCGGGTGGATACCAGGGTGATGCAGGTCGTCTATAGCTTTGACCGAGCAGAGTTGCCGGTCTATGTCGGTCAGCAGATGGATATTTTTATTGAGGCTCCCCCAGTGACGCCCGGGCTCATGGCGCCATCCCATCAGCCCCCAGAGCCGGCAGATACCCACGGCCATGAGCTCAAGTAGCCCTTGTGATCAGTCAAACCGTTCGGCGCGGCTCTATCTGCGCATCCGATCTCGACGGCGTACTCATATCGGCTTGTGTTGGCCGCGGTGCCTTGCGGCTTTGGCTTCGATCATCCTCTTAATAGCTGGGCAGGGATGTTTGATGGGGGAGAATTATCAGCGTCCGGCGACGCCCTCCGTACAGGCGTGGGATGTCATGTTTGACGGAGAGACGAACACGACGATCCGGCTAGATCCGACTAAAGAACCGGCCGTGGACTGGTGGCGATTGTTTGGGAATGACGAGCTTGATCAACTCATAGACCAAGCACTCCAGCACAACCACGATGTCCGACGAGCCGCGTTCCGGGTCATGGAGGCCCGGGCTGTCATGGTCAGCAGCCGGGCCGGCCTTTTTCCTCAGGTCAATGCGTTCGGCAGCGTAGCGGACATTCAAATCTCAAAAAATACTTTGGCTGGGCTGGGCCTTGCCAGCACCACGAGCCCTGGGACGACACCCCAAACCTTTGCTGCTCCCGGCAAGCAGTATACCCTTTACAACACTGGAATGGACCTCAGGTGGGAGCTGGACCTCTGGGGCCGTATCCGCCGCGGCTTGGAAGCGGCAACGGCGGATGCCGAGGCGCTCGAGCACGATCAGCGCGGCGTCATCCTGACAATGTTGGGTGATATCGGCGCAGCTTATTTTGAGCTTCGCGAACTCGATGAGCTCATCGAGTTGAGTGAGCGAACCTTACGAACCCGGCGCGACTCATTCGCCATCATCACCAGCCGCTACCGGGCGGGGCTTGCGACGGAATTGGACGTCAAACGGACCGAGGAATTGGTGGAATCTGTGGCGGCGCAGATTCCAGAATACCGACGGCTTCGCGCGGCTGCAGGACACCATATTGCGTCATTGGTGGGTAGTGAGCCAGGGACAGTCGTATTGCCGCCTAAGCCATTGCGCACCGTCGTGACTCAGCCAAGCATTCCAGTGGGGTTACCCTCCCAAATCCTTGAGCGTCGTCCGGACATCTTGGAGGCAGAACGAAACCTGGCATCGGCCAATGCTCACATCGGGGAAGCACGCGCCTATTTTTTTCCCGCCCTCGCTATCACAGGTACGGGCGGTGTCCAGTCGGTGCACCTCGATAATTGGCTCACGAATAACAGTCACACCTATAATATCGGCCCGTCCGTCACGCTGCCGATCTTTTTGGGGGGGACCAATATTGCCCGTCTGGAGAATGCGCAAGCCCGGTATCAGGAATTACTCGAACAGTATCAACAGACTATCCTGAATGCGTTTCGGGAGGTGGCCGATCTGCTTGTCGCCGTTCGGACCCGAGCCGAGCAGCGGGAGCATCAGCAGAAACAAGTCGACGCTGCACGTGAGGCGCGGCGTCTGGCTGAGCAGCGGTATCTTGGCGGTATTGCGGATTATCTCGATGTCCTCGAGGCCGAACGGGAAATCCTGAGTGCCGAAACCACGCTCGTTCAAACTGAATATGCCCGACTCAACGACCTCGTCATGTTATTTAAGGCTCTCGGAGGCGGATGGAAGCCCGGTGGTTAAGCATTATCGTTCACTCTTCGGTGATGCGGCGAACCGGGCTTACGAGTGATACGGCACCGCACCGACACGTTGCATACCATCGGGTCGATCGAGCATACACATGGCTAAGTACCTCCTTGATTGCGAGGGTTATTCATAACTGTGTGTCTGAATTAATTTAAAATGTGCGGAATGGGAGAGTTCTTAACTGCGAACCCTCTGAGGGCTGAGAGAGAACAGGAGGGTTCATCTGCAAGAAAAAGGTGGCCACCCTTCTTGAAAAGGGAGAACGTCCGAGTTGAGTTGATTTTGACGCTAGGTTAGCGTAGGAAATCCAGCCACCTCATCAGGTAGTAGAGGAGTACTTTTAAACGCTTCGTTTGGATTCGAAGAAAAGGAACTAAGCTGATGCTGATAAAGGGCGCGCGAGTTACCGTTCTATGTTTCCTATCCTGTCTCTTTGTGGCTGGATGGGCAACCCAGTTCACTTCGGCAGCCACGGGAGATGTCGCAAAAGGGAAGATAGTCTATGATACGAATTGCTTGCCCTGCCATGGGGAACGAGGAAAAGGAGATGGCCCCGTCGGTGCAGCACTCCGGCCACCACCGACTTCTTTGGTTAGTGCGAAGACGCGGGCCAAATCTGATGGTGACCTACTGGCGATAATTCGGGATGGTCGGGTGGTGATGCCAGGTTGGAAAAACCGACTCAAAGACCAAGATATTCAGCATGTGTTGGCCTACATACGGAGCCTGAGTGAGTAACTCCGTGGGTAGGGGGTTAAAATTATCTTCGCTACCCCGTTTACTCCTGCCGGCGACTCTTTATCGTCATTGCCGAATCTGAGTTGCCGGACGATCGCCTTCAGCGTCTAATTTTCGCCGAATCGTTCCTGCAATTGTCTCCTGTCTGCTATTTCCGGTAGACGACATCGAGGCGGGTCAGGAAGTCGTTGAGTTCTAAAGTTTGGCGCTCAATGGTGGGTCGGTCTTGCTGCGCTGCGGCCAGTTCCAATGCTTCCCCGATCGCGCTGATTGTGTCGAAGCCGTACCCTCCGCCGTCACCTTTCATCCGGTGGCCAAGGACACAGATGGTTTTTAAGTCGTTCTGTTGCAGAGCTATCTGAAGAGATTGTACATCACGTCGACGGTTCTCAAGAAACCCTGGAACGATCTCAGCGAGGGCAGGGTCGACATATACCGTCACTTTCGCTTGAGCGTCTGTCCCATACTCGTTGATCATGCGGCCAAGTTTCCTCTGTAAGCCTGGAGAACCTCCAGGAGCGTCGCACGCTTAATGGGTTTTGTCATATGGGCGTCGCAGCCGGCATCGAGGATCTTGATGCCTTCTTCCTTCAATGCCAGCGCCGTAAGCGCGATGATTTGTATTCGATGGAGATCGTGTTCGTGCTCCCAAGCACGAATAGCCTTGGTGGTGTCATAGCCGTTCATGACCGGCATCTGCATATCCATTAAAATCAGATCATATTGCCGCGTTTTAAACTTTTCGAGGGCGATTGCGCCGTTGTCAGCAACGTCGAGGTGATGCGGGGTCGGTTTCAAATAGGAGCGGATCAGCACTTGATTGTCAGGCGAATCTTCCACCAACAGAATCCGCAATTTGTTCATTGAGGAGTCAGGAGAGGAGCGCACTGGTTCGGGGAGTCCTGCTGGCTGGATGCCTTTTCCTCGTGCAAGGACGATGCTGATGGTCTGCAAAAGATCGGAGCGTCTGATGGGTTTGATGAGGTAGCCGCCCAATCTCAAATCATAGGTGCGTGCGATATCATCGGCCCAGTGCTCGGAGGTAAGCATCACGATGGTCAGTCCCTCAGCTAATTTGGCCTCCCGAATCTTCTCTACGACTTGGAAGCCGTCCATATCGGGCATTCGACAATCGAGGAATACCAGTTCATACCGTCGACCGGGGTCGGATGCGTGATGTAGTGCGGCGAGAGCTGCATCTCCATCGGCCACGTCGGTGACCTGTGCTCCCCAGGCGGTCAAGGTTTCTCGGAGGATCAGGCGGTTTGTTGCATGGTCGTCGACCACGAGCGTTCTGAGCCCCGCCAGGTTGATCGGCAGAGGGAGGTTGGCGAGCGGATCCTGAGGTTGAACGCCCAACTGAACGCTGCAGTAAAACGTACTGCCCTGTCCCTCCGTGCTTTCGACCCACATCCGCCCATTCATCCGCTCTGAGAGCTGTTTTGAAATCGTCAGCCCGAGACCGGTTCCTCCATACTTTCGTGTGATGGAGGCGTGGGCTTGAGCAAAACTTTCAAAGATAGTGGCGAGTTGTTCTGAAGGAATGCCGATGCCTGTGTCGGTGACGGAGAATCGGATGGCACCGGGGATGACTCGATCAGGATCATTCTGGATGCGAAGGGTAACGGATCCTTTCTCGGTGAATTTGATCGCATTACTGATCAGGTTGATCAAAATCTGTTGTAAGCGGTTGGGATCTCCGATGAGTGCGCATGGGACGTCCGCCGACAAGTGGTACGCCAACTCCAGCCCCTTCTCGTTGGCCCGCATGGCGAGGATCTCAATCGCCTTCTCAATCAGGTCGCCCAGGTCGAAGGTGATTGATTCCAACTCCAGATGACCGGCCTCGACCTTGGAGAAATCCAGAATGTCGTTGATGAGGTTGAGGAGATTGCTGCCGGCCCGACGGAAAATACGCAGATATTTCCGCTGGTCCGGCGTGAGTTCGGTCTCCCACAAGAGATCGGCCATCCCGATGATGGCGTTCATCGGTGTACGGATCTCATGGCTGACACTCGCGAGGAATTCGCTCTTCGCTCGATTTGCTGTTTCGGCCTTCTCCTTGGCCTGACGCACCGCTCGTTCCGCCTGGCCTCGTTCCATGGCCTCCATCGCGAGCGTTGTCATCGTGGCGAAAGACAAGGCGATGGTTAATTCATCGGCAGTCCAAGTCCGCGACATACCCAGGTATTCGTGGCGTAAGACGCCCACCACTTTCCCCTTATGCCTGATCGGTGCATCGAGCATGGCGCCGATCCCAAACGAGGTAAGATACGAGGAGGAAAACTCTCTGGTGCGAGGATCACAGTGAGCATCATGGGCCGCGATCGTATATTCTTCGTGTTCCAGCGCGTGAAAATACGATGGGAATTGGTTGGCCTGAAGCACGGATCCAGCACTATGTCTCCGGCTGGTAGCCTCATACAGATCTATCAATTGGATGGCTGAGCGGTCTTCCTGAAACATCCAAATGCTGGCTCGTTCGACCGCCAACACACGGCTTGCCACTTCTGTAATCGCCTGAAACGCCTGCTGAAGGTCTCCGGAGATGATCGCCTCGCTCTGGGCCAATTCGAGCAGCCCAGTCTGATGCTCTTGGAGGAGGCTTAAACGCCGCTTCTCCTGTCTGGTAACCTGCTTGCGGTCCGTAATGTCTCGACAGGTCCAGATGATCTCGGATTTGGTCTCGCCGTTGCTGGAAAATTGCTGCAACGCAACTTCGACGTCAAACAGCTCCCCGGTCTTTTTCCTGCCGACCAACTCGCCACGCCAGTATCCGTCAACTTGTAAGAAGGGAAAATGGTACTGCTCAATCGCGGCCTGTTGTTCCGGACCGTACAGTACCTTCCAGGACTTTCCAATCAGTTCTTCGACTTCAAAGCCGAACAAGGCGGCATGGGCCGGATTCATATAAATATACAAGCCATCGGCATTCAAGAGCGCAAGCCCCTCCATGCCACGTTCCACCGCTCGTTGGAGTTGAACTAATGCCTCATGTTGCTGTTTCTGCTCGGTGATGTCTTCGGAGATCCCGAGTAGGTAGAGGGGATGTCCCCACTCATCCATGATGGGAATCTTTTTCGTGTGAAGAATTCGCTGGCCACGATGTTTTGTCTCGATGGGCTCTTCCGGAATATCAACGAGACGTCCATCCGAAAGAACCTCCCGGTCCTTACTCGTAAAGAAATCGGCTTCCGCCTTCGGGAAAAAATCATAATCGTTCTTTCCGAGCAATTCATCGCGCGAGTACCCCAGCAGATCTTCACCGGCACGGTTGAATCGAACAAATCGCAGATCGTTGACGTCCTTGACGAAGATCATGTTTGGAATGTTTTCGAGGATTGATTGGACGAACCCCTCGGCCTCTCGCGCCTCTCTCTCGGCCTGCTTGCGCTCAGTAATATCCTGTCCGATCGCCAGGAGTCCCCGTACCTCGTTGTTGCGGACGATCAGACGGTTGACGCTCCACAGGAGGGTGCGTCGAGTGCCGCTTCGTGCGATGACTTCGCTCTCGTACGATTGAGTCGGTTGCCCTTCAATGGCCTTACGAATGTCGGCGGCTACCGACGTGCGCATGTCTTCGGGTACGAAGGTGGTGAGGTAATCTTTCCCCACGGCCTCTTCTCGGGACCAGCCATAAATTCGCTCGGCCGAACCACTCCACTCGAAGATCCGATACTGCGACGTCAGCCCGATAATTGCGCTCGGGCTAGTTTCCAGCAAACAGCGATAACATTCATCGAGCCCAAGCAGCGGTTGCTCGAGCGAAAGCGGATTGAGATGGTTCGTTACCGGAACCCGAGGTTGTCCAGCCCCTTTTTTTGTCTCCAAGATGTTTACTCGTTGCCGCGACCGACTCTTGCCAGAAGTTGGCCGGGCGCGTTTGTATGTTCGTTTAGTCATAGGCTCATGCGGTAGGGAGTAGGATTGTCAACGAAGGCGTCGGTGCGTGTACGGGCTCTGCGGCAAGGCCGGATCATTACGGATCGTGGTCGTGTGGGACTAGGGTGAGAAAACCGGCCTGTTTGGCTCGGTTACGACCTTCTTGCTTGGCCTGATAGAGAGCTTGGTCGGCTGCCTTAATCAGATCGGTGGGTGAAGCGGACCGGCTGGGGACCGTGCTGGCGTAACCTACGCTGATCGTGATGAGGTCGCCGTCGGTATGCGCGATTTTCAACGATTCAATGTGCCGGCGAAGGTTCTCCGCCACTTGTGCCGCCCCTTCTGTGGTGGTGCCCGGCAACACGACGAC harbors:
- a CDS encoding ArsI/CadI family heavy metal resistance metalloenzyme, whose amino-acid sequence is MKRFHIHVGVEQLDESIRFYSALFGAEPVKRKPDYAKWLLEDPCVNFAISTRTKKSGMDHLGIQVEDERELNELRERLKAADMTVVEEGETVCCYARSDKSWIQDPAGIPWEAYRTMEDAQLFSGHPDETPNMCCTPEPMGKADCCVPSEKTAGCCG
- a CDS encoding arsenate reductase ArsC gives rise to the protein MKKKVLFLCTGNSCRSQMAEGWLRHLAGDQFDVVSAGTHPVGLNPYAVTVMQEVGVDISHHVSARVDPYLDQQFDYVITVCDRAQEACPIFPRASTMLQWSFEDPAKAKGTYEQQLVVFRKIRDEIADRIRRFVADGGP
- the arsB gene encoding ACR3 family arsenite efflux transporter yields the protein MEAVLIAAPARPAAKRLNLFERYLTIWVGLCMVAGVVLGKWAPSLAQSLRGLEFGADSHINIPIAMLIWLMIIPMMMKVDFASVWDVGRKPRGLFITLFVNWVVKPFSMAFLAWVFFRHLFAAWISPADADQYIAGSIILAAAPCTAMVFVWSYLTDGDPAYTLVQVSVNDLIMLVLFAPIVGFLIASASSLTVPFMVLLYSVVLFIVIPMTVGALIRSWSIRTHGVTWFNDVLLPRFYPVTILALLATPVLIFAFQADNITGKLVHVLLIAVPLLVQVYFNSSLAYGLMKWWDVPHSVAAPGALIGASNFFELAVATAIALFGPESGAALATVVGVLVEVPVMLSVCAACNKTKGWFPVSSER
- a CDS encoding metalloregulator ArsR/SmtB family transcription factor → MSCMMATQIEEASRLFHALSEPTRLQILEQLKDGERCVCDLTEMFHTSQSRLSFHLRVLKDAGLIQDRPDGRWTYYALNHEGIKELESFVKMLQESRPSHHSSGRCR
- a CDS encoding ABC transporter permease — encoded protein: MRHVSLKMLMGDRAKYVSIIFGLTFASLLITQQAGIFLGIMARTFSTMSDLEVADIWVMDPMVQYLDDIYGMQDTQLYRVRGVDGVEWAVPFYKGQLRARLKDGRFQTLIVMGIDDATLIGGPPRMMEGQVADLRRTDAIIVDSIGASTRLTQQEGNGERPLRVGDIVEINDNRAQVVGFCQVTRPFSTMPIVYMTYTRALQYAPQERKMLPFILVKAKEGVDHRELAERIHAITGLGAHTKTDFKRLTVTYYLKNTAIPFNFGTSATLGFLVGTAVAGQTFYNFTLDNLKYFATFKAMGATNRVLLRMILLQAFFVGGTGFGLGAGIASLIGFLLRKGEFAFWLPWQLLLASAAAVSLICLGAAAISIRKVIRLEPGVVFK
- a CDS encoding ABC transporter ATP-binding protein translates to MSSLNKTSERTEPLAVSCRGLTKVYGRGDAAVNALRGIDLDVSSGELLMLVGPSGCGKTTLISIMAGVLDQTSGECLLFEHDLIRMEPNAKATYRGNSVGFVFQSYNLVPMLTAAENVAIPLLLTGRTWVEALHQAEDMLRRVRMQDRLHFYPSELSGGQLQRVAIARALVHSPQLIVCDEPTSALDNVTGQEVLGVIRSLGVAKDRAVVVVTHDTRIFHFADRIAIMNDGRIERITTSPEELLSAP
- a CDS encoding biotin/lipoyl-binding protein encodes the protein MLRHFIKYVLQGLGVIGLAFTIWMVMVTSRAVPVAPPVVTPAKPPYVSYIAAAGIIETRTLDIQIGTQVAGLVTEIYVAVGSRVKRGDPLFKLDDRFLTAQLGVQRATLKTALARVREAEASLADLRNRLALAEAVKDERAISKEDLTTRRYAVQTAMAHLTSAQADAKLAESQVKQTETNIDLLIVRAPVDGEVLQVNTRVGEYAQAGPLVTPLMLFGNIDRLHVRVDIDENDAWRFHQQARAMAFVRGNPLLNTPLTYEWTEPFVIPKKSLTGGTTERVDTRVMQVVYSFDRAELPVYVGQQMDIFIEAPPVTPGLMAPSHQPPEPADTHGHELK
- a CDS encoding efflux transporter outer membrane subunit, with the translated sequence MSSSSPCDQSNRSARLYLRIRSRRRTHIGLCWPRCLAALASIILLIAGQGCLMGENYQRPATPSVQAWDVMFDGETNTTIRLDPTKEPAVDWWRLFGNDELDQLIDQALQHNHDVRRAAFRVMEARAVMVSSRAGLFPQVNAFGSVADIQISKNTLAGLGLASTTSPGTTPQTFAAPGKQYTLYNTGMDLRWELDLWGRIRRGLEAATADAEALEHDQRGVILTMLGDIGAAYFELRELDELIELSERTLRTRRDSFAIITSRYRAGLATELDVKRTEELVESVAAQIPEYRRLRAAAGHHIASLVGSEPGTVVLPPKPLRTVVTQPSIPVGLPSQILERRPDILEAERNLASANAHIGEARAYFFPALAITGTGGVQSVHLDNWLTNNSHTYNIGPSVTLPIFLGGTNIARLENAQARYQELLEQYQQTILNAFREVADLLVAVRTRAEQREHQQKQVDAAREARRLAEQRYLGGIADYLDVLEAEREILSAETTLVQTEYARLNDLVMLFKALGGGWKPGG
- a CDS encoding cytochrome c — its product is MLIKGARVTVLCFLSCLFVAGWATQFTSAATGDVAKGKIVYDTNCLPCHGERGKGDGPVGAALRPPPTSLVSAKTRAKSDGDLLAIIRDGRVVMPGWKNRLKDQDIQHVLAYIRSLSE
- a CDS encoding Hpt domain-containing protein → MINEYGTDAQAKVTVYVDPALAEIVPGFLENRRRDVQSLQIALQQNDLKTICVLGHRMKGDGGGYGFDTISAIGEALELAAAQQDRPTIERQTLELNDFLTRLDVVYRK